The Methylococcus sp. Mc7 genomic sequence GGCGCAATTTATTTACCGTGATATCGAAGCTAAACGTAAAGCCACTAACGTACTGCATTGGTCGGGGATTACCATTGAGCCTGTGGTCGGGCCTGACAGTAAACCCCCGGTCATTGGCGCATAACTCATCTTGAATCCAGCACAGGGGGCTCAATGCTGAATAGAAATGTCTATGGCGGTTGGTTATTGCTAGCCTGGTTGATGCCTGCTTTGCCTGTTCATGCCCAAGCCAAATCGGAAGAAATAACTATGACTAATACCGCGCAACTTAAAGCTTCAGCCTTGCAGGGTTTGCAAAACAAACTGGTGGTATTCGGTCATCAATCGATAGGTGACAATTTGGTCAATGGGCTGCAACGTTTGGCCGAGCAGGCGGATGTCAAACTTGCCATTCAGGAACAACGCACGGCATCAGCCAGCAAGGGCGTCAGCCATTTTTATATTGGTGAGAATGGCAATCCCGCCTCAAAAATTCAGGATTTTGCCGCCACCATTGATGCCGGGGCTGGTCAAGGTGCGGACTTGGCGTTGATGAAGCTGTGTTATGCCGATTTCAATGCCACTAGCGATGGCCGTCAACTGGCGACAAATTATATTGATAGCCTTGAAGCGCTTGCCAAACGTCATCCGCAAACCGCCTTTGTCGCGGTCACTGCGCCGTTGATGGCAGCGCAAACTGGGCCAAAAGCCTGGATTAAACGTTTCCTTGGTCGGCAACCTAGCGGCTATCTGGATAATGTTCGCCGCGCAGAATTCAATGCCATGCTGCGCGACAAATATCAGAGCAGCGGGCGTTTATTTGACTTGGCTCGCCTGGAAAGCCAGGCATCCGCCAGCTCATGCACGGTGTCGGTAGATGGGCAGGTGGTTGAAGCCTTGTGTCCTGAATTCACGGATGATGGCGGCCATCTAAATGAGCGGGGCCAAGCCATGATGGCCAGTGCGTTTCTAAATTTTGTCAGCTCGTTTTCGGCTAAATAGGACTGGAAGTGAGACCATTATTCAAGGCTACGAGTTGGTTTCAGGGAGAGTGGCCGTCGAATAATCCTATGAGTTTGTTGACCAGAGATATCGAGTTTTTCTATCAACAGCATGGTGCTGGGCGACCGCTCAATTTGCCATTGCGGTTATGGTCAATTGCCGGTTCCTCCGGTTTGAAGTTATTGTGCAGCCATCGTCTTGATCATTGGTTGCTGGGTAAACGCCAAGCGCCTGACGGAGTCAAGTGGCTCTGGCTGCCGCTGGTGATTGTTTCCGGCTTGATCAAACTGGTGATCAAGCTATACAGCAAAAGCGAGATTGGCAACGACTGCGAAATCGAAGGGGGCGTTATTTTTTCCGATCAGGGCAATATCATTTTTGGGGCGAGAAAAGTCGGCTCTGGCTCAGTGATCGGTACGCGAGTGACGGTAGGTATGAGTCATGCTGACAAGGGCCGGCCGGAAATTGGCCGTAATGTCTGGATCGGCTCTGATTGCGTGGTGTACGGCACTGTCAGTATCGGCGACGGTGCCACCTTGCTGCCGGGTACCGTGCTGACCAAGACGATTCCGCCCGGTGTTGTCATGCAGGGCAATCCGGCGCGTTTGCTGGTGCGGAATTTTGATAACACTGAACTTAGGTTGCAAGCCGATATTGATGCGGTTAGCTTGGTCAACCAACAGCGGAGCAGTTGAGTGTTCGACAATATTTGTGCCGATGCGATGCGGGTACATCGGGCGCATCGAAACACTGACTGCTTGGGGTTGGGGGATTTTCTCTACGCGCTGTGGATGAATTACGGTTTGCAGGCTCTGGTCATTTATCGCTTTGGGCGTTGGCTGCACAACTTATCTCAACAGCCTTGGGGCTGGATAGCGGCAGGTCTGGGCTATCCGCTGTTCTGGTTGTCCGCGCTGTTGGTGCGTAAAGCCTATGGCATTGATTTGGCACAAACTGCCGACATTGCTCCCGGTTTTTACATCAATCATTTTGGCGGTGTGGTAGTCAGGCATTGCCGAATTGGCCAGCGCTGCAACATTCAGCAACAGGTTAAGCTGGGAACTGAAAATGCCGGTGAGCAGCAACTTGTGATTGGTAATAGCGTTTATATTGGTGCACATGCCAAGATTTGTGCGGCGGTGACGATTGGTGACGAGGCAACTATCGGCGCTGGCGCGGTGGTGACGCAGGATATTCCTGCGCGTTGTTTGGTGTTGGGTGATCCGGCCCGCATCGTTCAGAGCAATTACGATTCGATCATTACAAATTAGCTCGAATAGAAGGATGGGGATGGGGTGGGCCATGGCTCCCGCTCCGGTAATTTGATTGAAGGCGGATCGTAGATTCGGGCGTTACCGAAAAAAATCACCGCGCCTCCGTTTCAGCCAAGCGCCGGTTCCGTTTCAGTCCAGCGGATGAGCAAGAAACCATCCATACTCGACGGGCATATTTTTACGAAAACCAGAGGATGACGATGTCCCGCTCTCCAGAAAACCCCCTGTTGCTCAAAGGCGCCGCCCTGTGGCTGCTCGTAGCTCTCGGTTTGGCCTGGTGCCTGGTCGGGCTGAACTTCGGCCTGCCCGTGCTGCCTGCGGTTTTCGCGGGCAAATTCACCCGTCTGGTGCAGGCGCATCTGGATCTGCTGCTGATGAGCGCCCTGCTGTTCGGCTTCCATGCCGCGAAGATATCCCTGCCCCGCCCGGTCTGCTGGGCCATGGTGATCGGCGCCTTCACCAATTCCAGCTTATTCCTGCTGCAGGCGATCTTTCCCGCGCTGGATGCGCCACCCGCCCCGGGCAACTTGGCGCAG encodes the following:
- a CDS encoding DapH/DapD/GlmU-related protein, with translation MSLLTRDIEFFYQQHGAGRPLNLPLRLWSIAGSSGLKLLCSHRLDHWLLGKRQAPDGVKWLWLPLVIVSGLIKLVIKLYSKSEIGNDCEIEGGVIFSDQGNIIFGARKVGSGSVIGTRVTVGMSHADKGRPEIGRNVWIGSDCVVYGTVSIGDGATLLPGTVLTKTIPPGVVMQGNPARLLVRNFDNTELRLQADIDAVSLVNQQRSS
- a CDS encoding SGNH/GDSL hydrolase family protein, with product MLNRNVYGGWLLLAWLMPALPVHAQAKSEEITMTNTAQLKASALQGLQNKLVVFGHQSIGDNLVNGLQRLAEQADVKLAIQEQRTASASKGVSHFYIGENGNPASKIQDFAATIDAGAGQGADLALMKLCYADFNATSDGRQLATNYIDSLEALAKRHPQTAFVAVTAPLMAAQTGPKAWIKRFLGRQPSGYLDNVRRAEFNAMLRDKYQSSGRLFDLARLESQASASSCTVSVDGQVVEALCPEFTDDGGHLNERGQAMMASAFLNFVSSFSAK
- a CDS encoding serine O-acetyltransferase; the protein is MFDNICADAMRVHRAHRNTDCLGLGDFLYALWMNYGLQALVIYRFGRWLHNLSQQPWGWIAAGLGYPLFWLSALLVRKAYGIDLAQTADIAPGFYINHFGGVVVRHCRIGQRCNIQQQVKLGTENAGEQQLVIGNSVYIGAHAKICAAVTIGDEATIGAGAVVTQDIPARCLVLGDPARIVQSNYDSIITN